A single window of Halosolutus gelatinilyticus DNA harbors:
- the glmS gene encoding glutamine--fructose-6-phosphate transaminase (isomerizing), which yields MCGIIGRVGDGNAIETLLTGLENLEYRGYDSAGVAVQNGSGIAVQKRSGKVEELKETIADRSLDGAVGIGHTRWSTHGPPTDENAHPHTDGTQDVAVVHNGIIENYAELKARLAKRGYEFTSDTDTEVIPHLIQYYLDEGYENETAFRRAIDELEGSYAVTAMCSGEHVLYAARQGSPLVVGMEDGEYFLASDVPAFLEYTETVVYLEDGDVVIVDEEGVEFTDLEGNPIARESETVDWDPEQAGKGEFDHFMLKEIHEQPTALAQAIEGRIDPENGRIALSDFDPGTFEGIEAVQLVACGTSYHAALYGSLFLNQAGVRSTALLANEYSVAAPPIDENTLVIAVTQSGETADTLNALRRANREGANTVTVSNVVGSTAAREADDALFIRAGPEIGVAATKTFSSQAVMLTLLGDRIARDVRGESAADLESLLPELASIPDRVERVLETSTADRIAQRYEDSESYFFIGRGLGFPVALEGALKFKEITYEHAEGFASGELKHGPLALVTPKTPVFAIFTGDEDEKTLKNAEEAQTRGAPVVAVCPDDHRAADVADEHLWIPNTEPDLAGLLANVQLQLVSYHAADLLDRPIDKPRNLAKSVTVE from the coding sequence ATGTGTGGAATTATCGGCCGAGTGGGCGACGGAAACGCTATCGAAACGCTCCTGACGGGCCTCGAGAACCTCGAGTACCGGGGATACGACTCGGCCGGCGTCGCCGTGCAAAACGGTTCCGGCATCGCCGTCCAGAAGCGCTCGGGCAAGGTCGAGGAACTCAAAGAGACGATCGCCGACCGATCGCTCGACGGAGCGGTCGGCATCGGCCACACCAGATGGAGCACGCACGGGCCGCCGACCGACGAAAACGCTCATCCCCACACCGACGGGACCCAGGACGTCGCGGTCGTTCACAACGGGATCATCGAGAACTACGCGGAATTGAAAGCGCGGCTGGCCAAGCGGGGGTACGAGTTCACCAGCGATACCGATACCGAGGTTATCCCGCATCTCATCCAGTACTATCTCGACGAGGGGTACGAGAACGAGACGGCGTTTCGACGAGCGATCGACGAACTCGAGGGAAGTTACGCCGTCACCGCGATGTGTTCGGGCGAACACGTTCTGTACGCGGCGCGACAGGGCTCGCCGCTCGTCGTCGGCATGGAGGACGGCGAGTACTTCCTCGCAAGCGACGTCCCCGCCTTCCTCGAGTACACCGAAACCGTCGTCTACCTCGAGGACGGCGACGTCGTGATCGTCGACGAGGAGGGCGTCGAGTTCACCGATCTCGAGGGGAACCCCATCGCGCGGGAGTCCGAGACGGTCGACTGGGATCCCGAACAGGCCGGCAAGGGCGAGTTCGACCACTTCATGCTCAAGGAGATTCACGAGCAGCCCACCGCGCTGGCGCAGGCGATCGAGGGCCGCATCGACCCCGAGAACGGCCGCATCGCTCTCTCGGATTTCGACCCCGGAACCTTCGAGGGGATCGAGGCGGTCCAGCTCGTCGCCTGCGGAACGTCGTACCACGCGGCCCTGTACGGGTCGCTCTTCTTGAACCAGGCCGGCGTCCGATCGACCGCGCTGCTCGCGAACGAGTACAGCGTGGCCGCGCCGCCGATCGACGAGAACACGCTGGTGATCGCGGTCACCCAGAGCGGAGAGACGGCGGACACGCTGAATGCCCTCCGACGAGCGAACCGGGAGGGCGCGAACACGGTCACCGTCTCCAACGTCGTGGGATCGACCGCCGCTCGCGAAGCCGACGATGCGCTCTTCATCCGGGCCGGGCCGGAGATCGGCGTCGCGGCGACCAAGACGTTCTCGTCGCAGGCGGTCATGCTCACGCTGTTGGGCGATCGCATCGCCAGGGACGTTCGCGGCGAATCCGCGGCGGACCTGGAGTCGCTGCTCCCGGAGCTCGCGTCGATCCCCGACCGGGTCGAACGCGTCCTGGAGACGTCAACGGCCGATCGGATCGCCCAGCGGTACGAGGACAGCGAGTCGTACTTCTTCATCGGCCGCGGGCTCGGGTTCCCGGTCGCGCTCGAGGGTGCGTTGAAGTTCAAGGAAATCACCTACGAGCACGCCGAGGGGTTCGCCTCCGGGGAACTCAAACACGGTCCGCTCGCGCTCGTGACTCCCAAGACGCCGGTGTTCGCGATCTTTACCGGCGACGAAGACGAGAAGACGCTCAAAAACGCCGAGGAAGCGCAGACCCGGGGCGCGCCCGTCGTCGCGGTCTGTCCGGACGACCACCGGGCGGCCGACGTGGCGGACGAGCACCTCTGGATCCCGAACACCGAGCCGGACCTCGCCGGGTTGCTCGCGAACGTGCAACTCCAGCTCGTCTCGTACCACGCCGCCGACCTCCTCGATCGGCCGATCGACAAGCCGCGTAACCTCGCGAAAAGCGTCACCGTGGAGTGA
- a CDS encoding DUF5786 family protein, with protein sequence MGFGSYDESEQQQRTRNADDVEAVNVHENDHDGQMSFESDLSTDELVSKLGSMKDDESSD encoded by the coding sequence ATGGGTTTTGGTAGCTACGACGAATCCGAACAGCAACAACGGACCCGGAACGCCGACGACGTGGAAGCCGTCAACGTCCACGAGAACGATCACGACGGCCAGATGTCGTTCGAATCCGATCTCTCAACCGACGAACTCGTTTCCAAACTCGGTTCGATGAAAGACGACGAGTCGAGCGACTGA
- a CDS encoding helix-turn-helix domain-containing protein, with protein MSIDVVDADRGLTGERSGVRSLAEGGIIAQLRVDHPDLFLRPTLRRAPDVTIEPEYWTTVDTGRTLVFFTAFGAGEEFENALAMDPTIFDPVLVDRYPNRRVYRAALADRVVPIVSGTAAVDGRLLECTSSRDGWLVQLRFPTRDALVEFNEHCRARDVSVSVEHLRVSDDEDDGVIALTDKQQELLAVAHEEGYFEVPRGISQDELAERLGVSKSAVSQRLRRAIGKLCGSSLSST; from the coding sequence GTGAGCATCGACGTCGTTGACGCCGATCGCGGTCTGACCGGCGAGCGGTCCGGCGTCCGCTCTCTCGCCGAAGGCGGGATCATCGCACAGCTCCGCGTCGACCATCCGGATCTCTTCTTGCGGCCGACGCTACGCCGGGCGCCGGACGTGACTATCGAACCGGAGTACTGGACGACGGTCGATACCGGCCGGACGCTGGTCTTTTTCACCGCGTTCGGCGCCGGTGAGGAGTTCGAAAACGCGCTCGCGATGGATCCGACGATCTTCGACCCGGTATTGGTCGATCGCTATCCGAACAGGCGGGTCTACCGGGCCGCCCTCGCCGACCGCGTGGTACCGATCGTCTCAGGGACGGCGGCGGTAGACGGTCGGCTGCTCGAGTGTACCAGCTCCCGCGACGGCTGGCTCGTCCAGCTTCGGTTCCCGACGCGGGACGCGCTCGTCGAATTCAACGAGCACTGCCGAGCCCGCGACGTCTCCGTCTCGGTCGAGCATCTGCGCGTGTCCGACGACGAGGACGACGGCGTGATCGCGCTGACGGACAAACAGCAGGAATTGCTCGCCGTCGCCCACGAAGAGGGATACTTCGAGGTGCCGAGGGGAATCTCGCAGGACGAACTCGCCGAGCGACTCGGGGTCTCCAAGTCGGCGGTCTCACAGCGGCTTCGCAGGGCGATCGGGAAGCTCTGCGGATCGTCGCTCTCCTCGACGTAG
- a CDS encoding bacterio-opsin activator domain-containing protein, giving the protein MSDGAATAVGDLPYVLVVGDTEPIDATAATLSAAFEPESVVRESTVDDALERLEESTVDCVVCGFDPPDANAESALERIRDRVPELPIVAITESAARALEAGASDVVGTDDPDPLVSSRVRNAAERYRLASTRADRRYRAVLESSIALVWVLDDDGTIDYVSAAVDDRMGYTPAELERTTFFRLVHPEDRDRARELIADAAAGPTGATATATLRVGHADGTWHVYGLTAVDRTADPTVAGIVVTVSDAGPAAGADDVFQGAIDRLEDAMFAIGPHWELRVANEAADALFVGPQPEPGTVVWELVPDSVRATFSERFREADTSGEVVRFETTYPGVDGPLEVAVHPSESGLTVRASERAADRTTADRDRLALLEGIVDSLDDGIAVLDGETIAFANPALFALTDRRTLVGGDVADLFDAELAAAIRERASAPFVRWMDPVTGTIDDGDDGRPVDVFVTPLDDDETDRDRTLCVVRDRRRSPAAAVSTLEGLISAIREAETQSTVRRAVVEAVRTFAEADVVAWYRIEDGLLRPAAVATSTAAYDGGLPSIEVDDELLETVVAPDEVGVYDREPMEPFLSRAGIRAERILSAPVADRGVVLATSTDPMAFDGLDPAPIESCATLGAIGVDLLATAARRREVDRDRSRLESIVSRIDRARELVRDLLRADTRDAVERRLAEGLVSLDAAEEGSIELAWVGDVDVGSDEVTPRTWAGRDGEFLDSLSIAVDPTADDPTGRTAATREPTFVENVDADRSGWRRLASDSGFRAALSVPLAYDDFTVGTVTVYAENGEVFDDRMQAIVEHLATVAGFAVGAIERKRALVSDSATELEVVFRDDSEPLSSIATRIGERIDVRAVVPRSSGGSTLYCTVPDADEEIVREVAAGADAIDSVRTLGDDGDEPLYELVCASETVAGMLADHGAVLRSITPVDDRVRLVIELSSTVEVRSFVGMLDRAYPGTELVARREEDRSARSARAFDVEFRDRLSERQLRTLETAYYGGFFEWPRESTGEEVASSLGVSQPTFSRHIRLAQQKLFELLFEEYLDQVDLDPG; this is encoded by the coding sequence ATGAGCGACGGAGCCGCGACCGCCGTCGGCGACCTGCCGTACGTTCTCGTCGTCGGTGACACCGAGCCGATCGACGCGACGGCGGCGACGCTCTCGGCGGCGTTCGAACCGGAGTCGGTCGTCCGGGAATCGACCGTCGACGACGCTCTCGAGCGCCTGGAAGAGTCGACCGTCGACTGCGTCGTCTGCGGCTTCGATCCGCCCGACGCCAACGCCGAATCGGCGCTCGAACGGATCCGCGATCGAGTCCCCGAACTCCCGATCGTCGCCATCACTGAGTCGGCGGCTCGCGCGCTCGAAGCCGGCGCGTCGGACGTCGTCGGGACCGACGATCCGGATCCCCTCGTCAGTTCGCGCGTTCGAAATGCGGCCGAACGCTACCGACTCGCGTCGACGCGCGCCGATCGCCGCTACCGTGCCGTCCTCGAGAGTTCGATCGCCCTCGTCTGGGTGCTCGACGACGACGGGACGATCGACTACGTCAGCGCGGCGGTCGACGATCGGATGGGATACACGCCGGCGGAACTCGAACGAACGACGTTCTTCAGGTTGGTTCACCCCGAGGACCGGGACCGCGCCCGAGAGCTGATCGCGGATGCGGCGGCGGGACCGACCGGCGCGACGGCGACCGCGACGCTGCGGGTGGGCCACGCGGACGGAACCTGGCACGTGTACGGTCTCACGGCGGTCGATCGAACCGCCGATCCGACCGTCGCGGGCATCGTCGTGACGGTCTCGGACGCGGGCCCGGCCGCCGGAGCCGACGACGTCTTTCAGGGAGCGATCGACCGCCTCGAGGACGCGATGTTCGCGATCGGCCCGCACTGGGAGCTTCGCGTCGCCAACGAGGCGGCGGACGCGCTGTTCGTCGGTCCCCAACCGGAACCGGGAACGGTCGTCTGGGAGCTGGTCCCCGATTCGGTTCGGGCGACGTTCTCCGAGCGGTTTCGCGAGGCCGATACGTCAGGCGAAGTCGTCCGGTTCGAGACGACCTATCCGGGGGTCGACGGCCCCCTCGAAGTCGCCGTCCATCCCTCGGAGTCGGGGCTGACGGTTCGCGCGTCCGAACGGGCCGCCGATCGGACGACGGCCGATCGGGACCGACTCGCTCTTCTCGAGGGGATCGTCGACTCGTTGGACGACGGGATCGCCGTGCTCGACGGCGAGACGATCGCGTTCGCGAACCCCGCGCTCTTCGCGTTGACCGACCGACGAACGCTCGTCGGCGGCGACGTCGCCGACCTGTTCGACGCGGAGCTGGCGGCGGCGATTCGAGAGCGAGCATCGGCCCCGTTCGTCAGGTGGATGGACCCGGTGACGGGAACGATCGACGACGGAGACGACGGCCGCCCGGTCGACGTCTTCGTGACCCCGCTCGATGACGACGAGACGGATCGTGACCGGACGCTCTGCGTCGTCCGGGACCGCCGTCGATCGCCGGCCGCGGCCGTCTCTACCCTGGAAGGACTGATTTCGGCTATCCGGGAGGCCGAGACGCAGTCGACCGTCCGCCGCGCCGTTGTGGAAGCCGTGCGAACGTTCGCCGAGGCGGACGTGGTCGCCTGGTACCGGATCGAAGATGGACTGTTGCGGCCGGCGGCGGTCGCGACGTCGACGGCGGCGTACGACGGCGGACTCCCGTCGATCGAGGTGGACGACGAGCTACTGGAAACCGTCGTCGCGCCCGACGAGGTCGGCGTGTACGATCGCGAACCGATGGAACCGTTCCTCTCGCGGGCCGGGATCCGCGCGGAGCGAATTCTCTCGGCGCCGGTCGCCGATCGCGGGGTGGTCCTCGCGACCAGTACGGACCCGATGGCCTTCGACGGACTCGACCCGGCGCCGATCGAATCGTGTGCGACCCTCGGCGCGATCGGCGTGGACCTGCTGGCGACGGCGGCCCGTCGCCGCGAGGTCGACCGGGACCGATCGCGGCTCGAATCGATCGTCTCCCGTATCGATCGGGCTCGTGAACTCGTCCGCGACCTGCTTCGCGCGGACACCCGCGACGCCGTCGAACGACGGCTCGCGGAGGGACTCGTCTCGCTCGACGCGGCCGAGGAGGGGTCGATCGAGTTGGCCTGGGTCGGCGACGTCGACGTCGGAAGCGACGAGGTCACGCCGCGGACGTGGGCCGGACGAGACGGCGAATTCCTCGATTCGCTGTCGATAGCCGTCGACCCGACGGCGGACGACCCAACGGGGCGAACCGCCGCGACCCGGGAGCCGACGTTCGTCGAGAACGTCGACGCCGATCGATCGGGATGGCGCAGACTCGCTTCGGACAGCGGATTCCGGGCCGCGCTGAGCGTTCCCCTCGCGTACGATGACTTCACCGTCGGGACGGTTACGGTCTATGCGGAAAACGGCGAGGTGTTCGACGACCGGATGCAAGCGATTGTCGAGCACCTCGCGACGGTCGCCGGGTTCGCCGTCGGGGCGATCGAACGAAAGCGGGCGCTGGTGTCCGATAGCGCGACGGAACTCGAGGTCGTCTTCCGCGACGACTCGGAGCCGCTGTCGTCGATCGCCACCCGGATCGGCGAGCGGATCGACGTGCGCGCGGTCGTGCCGCGATCGTCGGGCGGATCGACGCTGTACTGCACTGTCCCAGACGCAGACGAGGAGATCGTCCGCGAAGTGGCGGCCGGTGCCGACGCGATCGATTCGGTTCGAACCCTCGGCGACGACGGCGACGAACCGCTGTACGAGCTGGTCTGTGCGAGCGAGACGGTCGCGGGAATGCTCGCCGACCACGGTGCCGTGTTGCGCTCGATCACGCCCGTCGACGACCGCGTCAGACTCGTGATCGAACTCTCGAGTACCGTCGAGGTGCGGTCGTTCGTCGGGATGCTGGATCGGGCGTACCCCGGCACCGAACTGGTCGCCCGTAGGGAAGAGGACCGATCGGCGCGATCGGCGCGGGCATTCGACGTCGAGTTCCGCGATCGCCTCTCCGAACGACAGCTCAGAACGCTGGAAACGGCCTATTACGGCGGGTTCTTCGAGTGGCCGCGAGAGAGCACCGGCGAGGAGGTCGCCTCTTCGCTCGGCGTCTCGCAGCCGACGTTCAGCCGTCACATCAGGCTCGCACAGCAGAAACTGTTCGAACTCCTGTTCGAAGAGTATCTCGATCAGGTGGATCTCGACCCCGGCTGA
- a CDS encoding universal stress protein — translation MYQDLLLATDDSDGARQATDHAIALADRLDATLHVLSVTDEGPHSADKSDKLRSDRDEKAAAAVDRAAEVATERNVEVTTNVRDGVPQEQIVEFAEANQIDMIVVGTSGRTGLDHLVVGSVAEEVVRHAPVPVVTVRDRTDE, via the coding sequence ATGTACCAGGATCTGCTGCTCGCGACGGACGACAGTGACGGTGCTCGCCAGGCGACCGACCACGCCATCGCGCTCGCGGATCGACTCGACGCGACCCTGCACGTTCTCTCGGTCACCGACGAGGGCCCCCACAGCGCGGACAAGAGCGATAAACTCCGCTCCGACCGCGACGAAAAAGCGGCGGCGGCGGTCGATCGGGCCGCGGAAGTCGCGACCGAGAGGAACGTCGAGGTGACGACGAACGTTCGCGACGGCGTGCCCCAGGAGCAGATCGTCGAGTTCGCGGAGGCGAACCAGATCGACATGATCGTCGTGGGGACGAGCGGTCGGACCGGACTCGATCACCTCGTCGTCGGGAGCGTCGCCGAGGAGGTCGTGCGCCACGCGCCGGTTCCGGTAGTTACGGTTCGAGATCGAACCGACGAGTGA
- a CDS encoding cytochrome c biogenesis CcdA family protein, producing the protein MVAGAFSPSIGADPSVLTSIAFALTAGVVTFFSPCAYPLLPGYVGYYVSQTDGQDASLGGAVSRGLIAGVGVLLTFLALFGAAFWVGHATLSNITLFEPIAGMLLLVFGMLVVFDRAPSLSFALPKRRSSVLGFGVFGAGYALAGAGCVAPLFVGVIARALSMHPSTGILVLGTYVGSVVLLMVSLTVAAGMGITASAGKLVAYSDTLERIAGGIMVVAGLGQLYLAIFVLDVL; encoded by the coding sequence ATGGTCGCGGGGGCGTTCTCGCCGTCGATCGGGGCCGATCCGTCGGTACTGACCTCGATCGCGTTCGCGCTCACGGCCGGCGTCGTGACCTTCTTTTCACCGTGCGCGTACCCGTTGCTACCCGGATACGTCGGGTATTACGTGAGCCAGACGGACGGCCAGGACGCATCTCTCGGGGGCGCCGTCAGTCGCGGCCTGATCGCCGGAGTCGGCGTTCTCCTGACCTTTCTCGCGCTCTTCGGCGCCGCGTTCTGGGTCGGACACGCAACGCTGTCGAACATCACTCTCTTCGAACCGATCGCCGGGATGCTCCTGCTCGTTTTCGGCATGCTCGTCGTGTTCGATCGCGCGCCTTCGCTGTCGTTCGCGCTTCCGAAGCGCCGATCGAGCGTCCTCGGTTTCGGGGTTTTCGGCGCTGGATACGCGCTCGCCGGCGCCGGCTGCGTCGCGCCGCTTTTCGTCGGCGTGATCGCTCGAGCGCTGTCGATGCACCCGTCGACGGGCATCCTCGTCCTCGGGACCTACGTCGGAAGCGTCGTTCTGCTCATGGTTTCGTTGACGGTTGCGGCCGGGATGGGGATCACGGCGAGTGCGGGGAAGCTCGTCGCCTACAGCGATACGCTCGAACGGATCGCCGGTGGCATCATGGTCGTCGCGGGTCTCGGACAGCTGTATTTGGCGATATTCGTCTTGGACGTGCTGTGA
- a CDS encoding TlpA family protein disulfide reductase, with protein MRRRDVLAGIGSAGVVVGGGAIAAFGFPSIGDDPASGSTEGDTSENTGDEPIEIETVDAPGSEAGTVLVPAPDRPTFVDIFGTWCPPCVKQMPALAEANDRIGDEVLFVSVTSESIGENRSISEAELVDWWDDHGGNWTLGLDSRAELTARYWQGGYPSAVAIDASGTVRWGDSGIKSADELVTGIEQAIKADGDSEADT; from the coding sequence ATGCGCCGCCGAGACGTCCTCGCCGGGATCGGCAGCGCGGGCGTGGTCGTCGGTGGCGGAGCTATCGCAGCGTTCGGATTTCCGTCGATCGGGGACGACCCCGCGTCGGGGTCGACCGAGGGAGATACGTCCGAAAACACCGGTGACGAGCCGATCGAGATCGAGACGGTCGACGCGCCGGGGAGCGAAGCCGGCACGGTGCTCGTTCCCGCGCCGGATCGCCCGACGTTTGTCGACATCTTCGGGACGTGGTGTCCGCCCTGCGTCAAGCAGATGCCCGCCCTCGCCGAGGCGAACGATCGAATCGGCGACGAGGTCCTGTTCGTTTCGGTCACGAGCGAGTCGATCGGCGAGAACCGATCGATCTCCGAGGCCGAACTCGTCGACTGGTGGGACGACCACGGCGGAAACTGGACGCTCGGCCTCGATTCGCGGGCCGAACTGACGGCCCGATACTGGCAGGGCGGCTATCCGTCCGCGGTCGCGATCGACGCCAGCGGAACGGTTCGGTGGGGTGACTCTGGGATCAAGTCGGCGGACGAACTCGTCACGGGAATCGAACAGGCGATCAAAGCGGACGGGGACTCCGAGGCCGATACGTAA
- a CDS encoding SCO family protein → MERRTYLRSIGAAGVAGLAGCLGDAFGVGSDETVLDPPEENRGDPSHSVHGEEFPSFSLPDPLTGETVSLEDFVGERAFLMTYFFTSCPNGACPALLLRLRRVQEDAAQRGYEDDVGLLAMTFDPDRDTPEAIEQYAHEQGVDLEAGNWHFLRPESNEAAKQLLEEDFGMPIKQVEELPASSDGAKTDSSEESNSGDEGHGDHAGNESDGEHAGNESHEGQAGNESHEDNAGNETDHQTHDHGEYTFTHYNLIMLVNEDGIVERAYPNAFDDREAVSVETIVEDTRRVVEG, encoded by the coding sequence ATGGAACGGCGGACGTATCTACGATCGATCGGGGCTGCCGGTGTCGCCGGCCTCGCCGGATGTCTCGGCGACGCATTCGGCGTCGGCTCCGACGAGACAGTGCTCGACCCTCCGGAGGAGAACCGCGGCGATCCATCACACTCAGTTCACGGGGAGGAGTTCCCGTCCTTTTCGCTACCGGATCCGCTGACCGGCGAAACCGTTTCGCTCGAGGACTTCGTCGGCGAGCGGGCGTTTTTGATGACGTACTTCTTCACTTCCTGTCCGAACGGCGCCTGTCCGGCGCTGCTCTTGCGGCTCCGCCGCGTCCAGGAGGACGCCGCCCAGCGGGGGTACGAGGACGACGTGGGATTGCTCGCGATGACGTTCGATCCCGATCGAGATACGCCGGAGGCGATCGAACAGTACGCCCACGAGCAAGGTGTCGATCTCGAGGCGGGTAACTGGCACTTCCTGCGACCCGAGAGTAACGAAGCGGCCAAGCAACTCCTCGAGGAGGACTTCGGCATGCCGATCAAGCAGGTCGAGGAACTGCCCGCGAGCAGCGACGGTGCGAAGACTGACAGCAGCGAGGAGAGCAACAGCGGCGACGAGGGCCACGGAGACCACGCGGGGAACGAAAGCGACGGCGAGCACGCGGGGAACGAGAGTCACGAGGGTCAAGCCGGGAACGAGAGCCACGAAGACAACGCGGGGAACGAGACTGACCACCAAACCCACGACCACGGCGAGTACACGTTCACTCACTACAACCTGATCATGCTCGTCAACGAGGACGGGATCGTCGAGCGAGCGTATCCGAACGCGTTCGACGATCGCGAGGCGGTCAGCGTCGAAACGATCGTCGAGGACACCAGGCGGGTGGTGGAGGGATAG
- a CDS encoding iron transporter codes for MHRRGFLRGSAVAIGAGFAGCLERLGFEERSAWSNPPLVEDRPDAVYLPAGSEGMGSYGSAHKGDYALEVTYTIPHRFWIPGEGGSMVDVETDDSLHLMFTPWDVETDTVLPVDMQLEILRDDEPIDGVGSSPWPMLSQRMGFHYGDNVPLPEAGNYTARVRLGPVGAARTGALEGRLDSAETLSVEFDFDPAHVHDIDIEPIDEDRRGEPGALPLMTHGDHGDGDHGDGGHGDGEHDGHDDHEHAGGKHDPGPAPTSRGPPVDELSGDVLGGKRSADAKLFAVLTDGDRFTDEPSYLAVLPRTPYNDVILPFTALSVRIERGGTALLETPLVETLDHEFGHHYGTGTERLERGDEITITVDSPPQVSRHDGYETAFFDFEDVTYTV; via the coding sequence ATGCACCGTCGGGGATTTCTCCGTGGATCGGCCGTCGCGATCGGCGCGGGATTCGCTGGCTGTCTCGAGCGACTCGGTTTCGAAGAGCGATCCGCCTGGTCGAATCCGCCGCTCGTCGAAGATCGACCCGACGCCGTCTACCTGCCCGCAGGGAGCGAAGGAATGGGCAGTTACGGGAGTGCGCACAAAGGTGATTACGCCCTCGAGGTGACCTACACGATTCCACACCGGTTCTGGATTCCGGGCGAGGGCGGGAGCATGGTCGACGTTGAAACCGACGACAGCCTCCACCTCATGTTCACGCCGTGGGACGTCGAGACGGACACCGTCCTTCCGGTGGACATGCAGCTCGAAATCCTCCGGGACGACGAGCCGATCGACGGCGTCGGTAGCTCGCCGTGGCCCATGCTCTCCCAGCGGATGGGCTTTCACTACGGTGACAACGTTCCCCTCCCCGAAGCGGGGAATTACACGGCGCGCGTTCGTCTCGGTCCCGTCGGCGCCGCTCGAACCGGAGCGTTGGAGGGGCGTCTCGACTCCGCCGAGACGCTCTCGGTTGAATTCGACTTCGACCCGGCCCACGTCCACGACATCGATATCGAACCGATTGACGAGGATCGCCGCGGCGAACCCGGTGCGCTTCCGCTTATGACACACGGCGATCACGGCGACGGCGACCACGGCGACGGCGGTCACGGTGACGGTGAACACGATGGTCACGACGATCACGAACACGCCGGCGGGAAGCACGATCCCGGACCCGCGCCGACGTCTCGTGGGCCGCCGGTCGACGAACTCTCGGGCGACGTACTCGGGGGCAAGCGGAGTGCGGACGCAAAATTGTTCGCCGTGCTGACCGACGGCGATCGGTTTACCGACGAGCCGTCGTATCTGGCCGTGCTTCCGCGAACGCCGTACAACGATGTCATTCTGCCGTTTACCGCCCTGAGCGTGCGGATCGAGCGAGGAGGGACCGCCCTCCTCGAAACGCCGCTTGTCGAAACGCTGGACCACGAGTTCGGTCACCACTACGGGACCGGAACCGAGCGGCTCGAACGCGGCGACGAGATCACGATTACCGTCGATTCGCCGCCTCAGGTGTCGCGTCACGATGGATACGAAACCGCATTTTTCGACTTCGAAGACGTGACGTACACCGTGTGA